The genomic window CGTGAAAATTTAAATAGGATCACAACAGAGAGGAGGTAGAGGAGACTGGAAAAATGAAAGAGAATCTCGAGGGTGTGCTTCGGACACACATGGCCGTAACTACCTAGCTAGGGACCGCGAATGACTAAACGAACGACAAGAAGATCCGTTTCCCTGGTGGGTTTATCATGGAGGATTTATTAATGTTTGTTAGGGAAAAAACATCATCTATTGGGAACAAAGTCAGAAGATCAATCAGCATATGTTGCACGCTCGGTGTTGTTATGAGTGTTATCGGATTTTCCGGCATTCAGGCCTTCGCCGAAGCAATACTGGAAAATACAACGCCGTCGGTAAGGACGTGACTGTTCCGGCTACGGTCGATGGTGTGGTGATAACAATAGGCGGCACGGTGGCCACCACCCCATATGTGGTGTCCACCGACCATTGATTGAGGTGCCCGAGATCACCGCGAGCACCTTCGGTCAACTGCTCGACGCCAACGCCAAAGATAAAGCACTCCGTTCGTTCTTCAGCTCGGATACTGTCGGCCTGGACGCGGATCAAATGAAGGCAAACTACTTCGCTCGTGTTGAGTACGCTTACCCCAATCATACAGCATTCCTCCCAGTGAACTTCCTTGAACTCGCCGGCATCACCAGCCACAGGCAATACCTATCCAACGTTCGCTGGCGGAACCCTTAAGTCAGCGGGCCACGTCTATTCGGACCAAGCAGGTAATACATATAACATCCCTGACGCCGAGTTCGTTGTCGAACTCTCTGAAAATGTCGTCGGAGGTGTTGTCAGCAGCATGGCTCTGGGCGATGGTTTTGACAACCCGACATCCTTTGTGGTCGGCAACCTGCTCCTGATCATGAATCCGGATCCTCGTTTCGACAATATAGTCCTCGGAGCACTTGATACAACTGTCCCGATAAGCGTCTTTGAAACTCAGGGACTTGGCCAGGTGATTTCCGCCGTCGGGCACATGGTCGGCCCACACGTCTTTTTCGTCCAGGAACTCGGCACCAACCTGCTCGACACGACTCTGGGTCCCTTTATTCTCACCGAACGTTTCCAGTTCGATGATGCGGACGACGAGATTCGCTTCCGTGGCCAGGTCAGCGAGAAGGGAACTGAAGGCGAAGAAGATGAACTTTATATGAAGGTCCTAATAAGTGATGGGATTGGCACCACTCGAGATTTTCAGGTCGACATTCTGCCACCCGATGTGATCGGCGCTCCGGGTGGGATTTTTGGTTTCCGAAGTCGTGGTGACTTTGATGTTGCGTCTGTAACACAGATTACCGTCGCATTGTACTACAAGAGGGGGACAGGAGGCCTCCCGGCAGATCCCGGATTTCACACCCAAGACGAGGAAGTCTTCAGTGAGATAATCCTCCGATCTGATGTCACTGGACAATAAATAGGGGGAAGATCCGTCTGGCCCGTTGGATGAGAACGACGGCCCCGGGAACACAATCTTCCGGGGCCGTCGTCACCAACAGATAAAATTATAAACCGCTCCATCCTCTGTCCAATCAAATTGTTTTTTGCTCCCTTCCAAAAATACCGGATGATCCAAGCCCCGTACGGGTTAAGCCTTTTCACCCCCTTATCCACACCAATGGAAGACCTTCACCACTACCTGATAAACAGAATCAGGAGGCTCGTGATGTGGTCGGTGGGACAAGGGATAAATTGGATATCTACAATATGATATGGTATATTTTACTCAACTATTGACACTCATCAGGAAAATCAGATGGCGCTATTGGAAATTGCAAAACTAGGGAATCCAATTCTCAGAAAGATTGCAGAACCGGTCACACTTCGTGAATGTCATGACCCGGCTTTTCAATCTTTCCTGGACGATATGATTGAAACCATGCAGAAACGCGACGGCGTCGGCCTGGCCGCGCCCCAGGTCTTCCGCTCAAAACAGGCCGTCGTCATTCATTCGGGATCGAGTGACCGTTATCCGGATGCACCGGACCTTTCCCTCCGGGTCCTGCTCAACCCCAGGCTGACCTTTCCAACGGAAGAGACGGTCGAAGGATGGGAGGGATGCCTGAGTCTGGATAATCTCCGGGGAAAGGTCTCGCGCTTCCTTCGGGTTGCCGTGGAGGGGTTTAATAGGTCGATGGAACCGGTATCATTTGAGGCCGAAGGCTTCCTTTCTGTCGTTTTACAGCATGAAATTGATCACCTGCAAGGTAGGGTTTTCCTCGACCGAATGGAAGATTTCTCCACACTGACACACTTTGCCGAGTTTGAAAGGTACTGGATTCCGCAACCGACAGAGGTTACCTAACGGAGAGAGGGGGACCATGCGGCTGGAAGATAAACTCTTTCTGGACAAATACCGGGTCGATACCGAATCCCACCTCAAGATCAAAGACCCGGAGGTCTGCCTTCAATGCAAAGAACAACAGTGTACCTTGGTTTGCCCGGTCGAGGTCTACAAATGGGATACTGCGCAAAAAAAAATCGTCGTGGGATGGGAAAACTGTATTGAAATGGGCGCCTGCATGGTGGCCTGCAACGAGTTTGACAACATCGACATGGTCTACCCGCGAGGGGGGTATGGTATCAGTTACAAGTATGGGTAACGATTCCGCACACCCCTCTTTCCCTCCATGGCAGCGTTGCTGCGGTGCTCGAATCCTCACGTAGGCATACTACGTTGCGGTTCTGTGCGCCTCACGCCTTGCCCTGCAGGATGGGCCTCGCGAAGCCAAAATAGTGGCATGCTGAACCGTTACAAGCATGGTTAATCGAGAACCCCCTACCCTTCTCTCCCCTGGAAGCGTTGGGGGCTGAATCTGAGGGGAGTGCTTACGGCGTTGGATGCGAGTTAAGCTGAGCGTTCAAAAATTTAACCCGGAAGAAGACGTCAAGCCTTACAAGCGTGACTACTTTGTGGAAGCAGGGCGGGGAACGACTGTCCTGGCCGCGCTCATGAAGATCAAGGCGGAAATTGATGGAACCCTCACTTTCCGGGCCTCCTGCCGAGCCGCGATCTGCGGCTCCTGTGCGATGCAGATTAACGGAAGCCAGAAACTCGCCTGCAGTACCTCCCTCTATGAGGAATTGGAACACAATCAGGAAATTTCCGTCGGTCCGATGGCCAATATGCCGGTCATCAAGGACATGGTGGTTCAGATGGATCCTTTCTGGGAAAAGATCAGGGCAGTGACCCCCTATGTGGTCTCGTCGGATCACGGAGAAAAACCCATCCCGACCGAGGCGCTCAAGACCATACAAAGTGATCTGGAAAATGCAGATGCCTGCATCATGTGCGGCGCCTGTCTCTCCGCATGCAACAGCTTTGAGGCCTCTGGTCAATTTCTCGGGCCGGCGGCCCTGGCCAAGGCCCTCCGTTTCCAGGTCGATCCGAGGGATGAACAGCATGATGCCCGTCTCGAGGCCCTCCAGGAAGCCAATGGTATCTGGGACTGCGTCCGCTGTGTTGCCTGTGTTCAGGTCTGCCCGAAAGATGTCCAACCGATGGAGCAGATTATCCGGCTTCGTCGTCGCTCCATCGAGAAAGGCCTGACCGATTCGGTCGGCGCAAAACATATTACAAAATTTGTAAAGATCGTGGGAGAGGAGGGTCGGCTCAATGAGGTCCGTCTTCCGATCATGATGACCTGGGGATCACTCCGAAAAATGTTGCGGATCATCCCCTTAGGGATTAGAATGTTTCTTCATGGAAAAGCACCGATCATCCCGCACAAGGTCCCGGACCTGCAGAGGATACAGGCCATCTTCAAAAGAAAAAGGGTAAATAAACAATGAAATATGCCTACTATCCGGGATGCGCCGCCAAAGGCGCGGCACCCGAACTTCATCAAGCGACAATGAAGGTGGTTCAGAAGCTCGGGATTGAAATCAAGGAGCTCATGGCCTTCAACTGTTGCGGTGCCGGGGTCATTACCGAGGCCGACCCGGACCTCGCCTACACCCTCAACGCAAGAACCCTCGCGACGGCCGAAAAGGACCATCTTGATATCATGACCGTCTGCGGGACCTGTCAGGGCGTTTTGGGGGGAATCAATAAACAGTTGCAAGCCGATGATGCCCTCAGAGAACGAATTAACGTGGCCTTAAAAGAAACAACCGGGCTGGAGTATCATGGGACCGTCGAGGTCAAGCATCTTCAATGGATCCTGGTCAAAGACTTCGGGATCGAGGCCCTGAAGAAATTTATCTCACATCCCCTGACCGATCTGTCGATCGCGCCATTTTATGGCTGCTATATCTTGCGCCCTTCCAGCACCACCCATTTTGATGACTGGGAAAATCCGGTTTCGCTTGAAAAGCTGATTCAGGCGATCGGCGCCCATCCGGTTCCTTACGATGGAAGAACGAAGTGCTGCGGCTTTCCGGTCTTTCTCGAAAAGGAACAGATGGCATTGAGCATGGTTGGCGAACGAATCAGCGAGGCAAAACAGAAGGGAGGCGATGCGATGGTCACTCCCTGTCCCCTTTGTCACATGAGTCTTGATATCTACCAGGAGCGGGCGGAGAAAAAACTTCAACGAGAAAAAGGCTTTAATCAGGACCTGGACATGCCGATTCTTCACCTTCCCCAACTCCTCGGCCTTGCCATGGGATTTTCCCCGGATGAACTGGGAATGAAGCGACATCTGAGCCCGACGGGGGCATTCATCGAAAAGATAAAGTAACAAGGTTGTAACGATTATTTATTAGGAGAAAAGGAAATGCCAAATCTGAAATCTGGATTGCAGCCCGGAGATGAATCTCCTATTTTTGTCCTCCCATCCTCCGAAGGAAAAGATATTGACCTGCTTTCCTACCGGGGAAAGAAAAATGTTGTCCTCTACTTCTACCCCAAGGACAGTACCCCCGGATGCACAAAAGAGGCCTGTGCCTTTCGTGATGCCCTTTCAAATATAGCAAAAACAGGCACGGTCATTCTCGGGGTCAGCCTCGATTCTGAAAAATCTCACCAAAAGTTTATTCAAAAATATGAACTTCCCTTTCCCCTACTGAGCGATACGGATAAAAAGGTCTCCCTGGCCTACGGGGTTTACAAATTAAAAAAAATGTATGGAAGAGAATTCTGGGGAATAGAGCGTTCAACCTTCTTGATTGATCAGAAGGGAAAGATCATCACCTCTTTTCTTCGCGTCAAGGTCGACGGCCATGTGGAGGAAGTGATGGCCGCCCTCGAAAAAAAATGAACAAACAAAAATAATTGACAGGCCGAGAAATGCCATGATATATTTTTATAACTTGAATGTAAGTCTGACTTCTTTCACAATACTACAAATACTGGGGAGGGGAATCAAATATGGCACTATTGATCACCGATGAGTGTATCGCCTGCGCAGCCTGTCTGCCTGAATGTCCAAACGAGGCGATCTTTGAAAATGAGGGTGATTGCGAGGCAGAAGGGCTCAAACTGACAGGAGAAGAGGGAGACGGGCAACTGTCTCATGTCGATGGCGATAACATCTATGTCATCACCTATGAGCGATGCACGGAATGTGTCGGCCATTTTGATGAACCCCAGTGTTCCGCAGTCTGTCCGGTATCCGATTGCTGTATTTCTGATCCAACCTATCCGGAAAAGGCTGATGTTTTACTGGCCAAGGCCATCGAGTTGAACCCCGACAAAGAAATCGATGCCGAAAAGGTCTGGAGCGGCGTTCGAAACTAGTCATTTTCTGCAAAAATAGGATCTCAGGAACGCCTTACATAAGCCGGAAGGCCACAAGTCTTCCGGCTTTATAGTCTGTTCTTGTAACAGAGCAGCAGGTCTCTCACCGAAATAATCCCGACCACTTTTCCCCTGTTCGTAATCGCCAGGTGGCGTATCGCTTTACTGGCCATTAAGTCATTGGCCTCTTTTGCAGTTTCATCAATATCAATCGAGATAATCGGCGCACTCATAATCGATTCAACCGGGGTGTCATCCAGATCGAGATTCCCGGCCATGGCCTTCCGGACAAAGTCCGATTCGCTCACAATCCCGATGGTTTCCTCGCCTTCACAAACCATCAGGGAACCGACCCCTTTGTCCCGCATCTTCAGCGCCGCCTCCCGAAGTACGGTCTTCGGAGAAACTTTTTCTACCTCCCGACGCATTAATAGGGCCAACGGTGTCATTCTCTCCTCCCGCGTATGGATTAATAGGAAACTTTAGCGACATCATTAGCATAATAAGATGGAACATTCAACCACCGGAATCCTTCCAAGTGTGCAGCCTGTTGCCCGAAAAATACACAACAAGCCTCTTGCTATAATAATCCCATCGCTCATCAAATTCAGGGTTCCTGAGTACCCGGGTGATTTTTTCGGGTAAACCGAGGGTCGCCTCAACCTCCTCTTTCGACATCCCTTTCTCAAATCGCCCCGCCCTGATCGCTTCCCGTCTCCCTTCTTCAAGCTCCGGATGCTGCATCAGAAAGGCCTCCGCCCGCATACGGTCGACGGCCTTAAAGGCGGCAGCACGCGCCTTTCGCTTCTCCTCATCTGAAAGGCGGCCCCCGACCAGGTGAAGAATAAAATCCATCTCTTTGACCTTTTTTTTTCTCGTAAGCCTTTCATCCCCTGCAATTGAAGTCAACATCTCCATCAGTTCTTCCTTGCTCGCACCCCTGCCCTCTTCATAAAGCCTGTCGAGGATCGCCTTCGATTCTTCATTCAAGGCAAAGACAGTGGAAAAGTAAAGACCGGAGACAACACAAATGGCTAAACAAAGAAAAAGCGGTCTCATTGACCTGTCCCAATATGGCGTGGTGGGCTAGGAGGGTAGACATCGTTTACTAATTTTTGGCGGGTTTAAATACAAGACCCAACGCAATCATCACGGGGATAATCACGGTCGCCCAGCCAATCAAGATCGCCCAGCCGGGATAGCCCTCATAGTTGCCTTTCAATTCTGTGACAAATTGTACGACAACAAGGAGACTCAGGACCCCGGGAATAAACCACTTGATGGCATGGCTCCACCAAGGCCCCAGTTTCCAACGGCTGACACTGTTGATATACTCTCGTAAACGATCTGCTCCGTAGACCCAGCCAATGACAAGACACTCGAATATCCCCACCAGGACAAGACCAAAACTGGTAATAAAATGGTCGATCACATCGAGCCAGTAGAGACCGGCCCGGGTCGTAAAGAGTATTCCAAGGAGGAAACACAGGGTACAGACACAAAAAGAGATCTGCTTTAACATCGGCTTTTTTGCCCGGTCGGCAAAAACAGTATTCACGGCCTCCACCAGGGAAAAAGCACTGTCGATTCCCAAAGAAAGAAGCGTTACAAAAAATAATATCGCGAAGAACCAGGCCCCCGGCATCAAGGCAAGCGCCTGCGGAAAAACGACAAACGCCAGTCCGGGTCCGGAGGCCACGACATCTTCTACACCGACGCCGGTTGTCGTTGCCATATATCCCAAGATGGAAAAGACCACAAAGCCCGCGAATAAACTGATCGCGGAATTGGAGAGCGATGTAATCAGGGCATCTCCTGTGACATCCTGCCCCTCTTCATTATAGCTGGCATAGGCGATCATGATCCCAAAGCCAAGACTCAAGGTGAAGAAGATTTGTGATGCGGCGGCCAACCAGATTTCAGCATTCAACAATGCCGAGAAATCCGGCGTCAGGTAATGATAAATCCCTGTCATCGCGCCGTCTAAAGTAATTCCCCTCAGAAAGAGAATGAACAGGAGAAGGAGTGGTAAGGGCATTGTAATTTTAACGATCTGACCGACACTTTTAACCCCCTTCCAGACCGAGAAATAAATCATGACCCAAACAGCCAGCAAGGCGAAGAACAGGCTCCAATTGATGCCGCCCATCGTCCCGATACCGTCAGAGATCTGTAGCACATCATTATAGAAAAACCCCTTGGCATCTTCCCTCCAGGGCAGCGTGGTTGTGAATGAATTCAAAAGAAAGACCAGGGACCAGGCCATGACTGCGGCATAATAGATCACCACGACAAATCCGGAGAATATGGCACAAAAACCGATCCCCCTGAACTTGTGACCCACCGTCGTGAAGGCACCCACCGCCCCTTTTTGAAATTTTTGTCCCAGGGCAAACTCGAGAATCAGCAAAGGAATCCCCAGAAAAAACAAGGCAATCAAGTAAGGGACCAGGAAGGCTCCTCCTCCAAACTTATAAGTCAGATAAGGAAAACGCCAGACGTTTCCTAAACCAACCGCGCTGCCAATCGCCGCGAGCAAGAAAATTCTCCTGGAGGACCATCTGGCTCTTTCCATATTGCATGTCCTTCTTCGATTAAATCCGTGAACTGAACAACCCTAGACCATAAGCCGAGAGGTCCAAGAGAGGTAGGTTTGAAATCGACTTATGTCATGCCGGACTTGATCCGGCATACGCCGGAATGACGTAAAGGTTCGCCGAAAGGACAAGTCGTTAACCAACACCATTAAACTTCTCTTCGAAGGTGGCAATATGACCCGTCCGGAGAATCTTACCATCCCGATAAAATCTTGTCACGGGAAAATAGATACTCCAAGACCCTTCCACGGGTCCAGGCGAATCGGCGGTTTCTCAAGACCTGAGATTGAAGTGACTTTCTGAATACGCTACACTGGATGAGATGAAACCATCAAATGGATCTGTGCTAAAAAAACGGGGATTGTCTGCGCTCTGCATGTTTTGTTGTACCGTGTTGCTTGTTTTCGTTGGATCGCCTGGATATCCCTTACCGGCTAAGGAGAATACCCTCCGGCAAGTCTCAACAGCCAATCCGGTCGTCAGAGAACGGGTCATCGTCGCCTTTGGAGACAGCCTGACGGCCGGCCTTGGACTGCCTGCTGACGAGGCCTATCCGGCCATCCTTGGGAAAAAGCTTCGAAAGAATGCTTACCTCTATCGCGTGGTCAATGCCGGCGTCAGCGGCGACACCACGGCCGGCGGTCTCAGACGGGTCAATTGGGTCCTTCGCAACCTGCCTGACCTCGTCATCCTTGAACTCGGCGCCAACGACGGTCTCCGGGGGCTGGATGTCGGTGAGGCGGAAAAAAATCTCTCAAAAATTATCGAGCGCTTGCAAGCGGAGGGAGTTGAGGTTGTTCTCGCCGGGATGAAAATCCCCCTGAACTATGGAAAGTCCTATACCGAGGCCTTTGAGCAGATCTACCGGGATCTGGCAGCGCGTTATCAGATCACGCTCATCCCTTTCTTCCTGGAAGGGGTCGCCGCACGGCCCTTCCTCAATCAAGCCGACGGCATCCACCCCACCGCAAAGGGATATCAGATCATCGTTGACCGAATATGGGATATTCTAAAACCCCTGCTCGTAAAATGACAGGAAAAGAGGA from Candidatus Manganitrophaceae bacterium includes these protein-coding regions:
- a CDS encoding arylesterase, with the translated sequence MFCCTVLLVFVGSPGYPLPAKENTLRQVSTANPVVRERVIVAFGDSLTAGLGLPADEAYPAILGKKLRKNAYLYRVVNAGVSGDTTAGGLRRVNWVLRNLPDLVILELGANDGLRGLDVGEAEKNLSKIIERLQAEGVEVVLAGMKIPLNYGKSYTEAFEQIYRDLAARYQITLIPFFLEGVAARPFLNQADGIHPTAKGYQIIVDRIWDILKPLLVK
- the sdhB gene encoding succinate dehydrogenase iron-sulfur subunit; the encoded protein is MRVKLSVQKFNPEEDVKPYKRDYFVEAGRGTTVLAALMKIKAEIDGTLTFRASCRAAICGSCAMQINGSQKLACSTSLYEELEHNQEISVGPMANMPVIKDMVVQMDPFWEKIRAVTPYVVSSDHGEKPIPTEALKTIQSDLENADACIMCGACLSACNSFEASGQFLGPAALAKALRFQVDPRDEQHDARLEALQEANGIWDCVRCVACVQVCPKDVQPMEQIIRLRRRSIEKGLTDSVGAKHITKFVKIVGEEGRLNEVRLPIMMTWGSLRKMLRIIPLGIRMFLHGKAPIIPHKVPDLQRIQAIFKRKRVNKQ
- a CDS encoding 4Fe-4S dicluster domain-containing protein is translated as MALLITDECIACAACLPECPNEAIFENEGDCEAEGLKLTGEEGDGQLSHVDGDNIYVITYERCTECVGHFDEPQCSAVCPVSDCCISDPTYPEKADVLLAKAIELNPDKEIDAEKVWSGVRN
- the def gene encoding peptide deformylase; protein product: MALLEIAKLGNPILRKIAEPVTLRECHDPAFQSFLDDMIETMQKRDGVGLAAPQVFRSKQAVVIHSGSSDRYPDAPDLSLRVLLNPRLTFPTEETVEGWEGCLSLDNLRGKVSRFLRVAVEGFNRSMEPVSFEAEGFLSVVLQHEIDHLQGRVFLDRMEDFSTLTHFAEFERYWIPQPTEVT
- a CDS encoding CBS domain-containing protein is translated as MTPLALLMRREVEKVSPKTVLREAALKMRDKGVGSLMVCEGEETIGIVSESDFVRKAMAGNLDLDDTPVESIMSAPIISIDIDETAKEANDLMASKAIRHLAITNRGKVVGIISVRDLLLCYKNRL
- a CDS encoding sodium-dependent transporter → MERARWSSRRIFLLAAIGSAVGLGNVWRFPYLTYKFGGGAFLVPYLIALFFLGIPLLILEFALGQKFQKGAVGAFTTVGHKFRGIGFCAIFSGFVVVIYYAAVMAWSLVFLLNSFTTTLPWREDAKGFFYNDVLQISDGIGTMGGINWSLFFALLAVWVMIYFSVWKGVKSVGQIVKITMPLPLLLLFILFLRGITLDGAMTGIYHYLTPDFSALLNAEIWLAAASQIFFTLSLGFGIMIAYASYNEEGQDVTGDALITSLSNSAISLFAGFVVFSILGYMATTTGVGVEDVVASGPGLAFVVFPQALALMPGAWFFAILFFVTLLSLGIDSAFSLVEAVNTVFADRAKKPMLKQISFCVCTLCFLLGILFTTRAGLYWLDVIDHFITSFGLVLVGIFECLVIGWVYGADRLREYINSVSRWKLGPWWSHAIKWFIPGVLSLLVVVQFVTELKGNYEGYPGWAILIGWATVIIPVMIALGLVFKPAKN
- a CDS encoding 4Fe-4S dicluster domain-containing protein, giving the protein MRLEDKLFLDKYRVDTESHLKIKDPEVCLQCKEQQCTLVCPVEVYKWDTAQKKIVVGWENCIEMGACMVACNEFDNIDMVYPRGGYGISYKYG
- a CDS encoding heterodisulfide reductase; its protein translation is MKYAYYPGCAAKGAAPELHQATMKVVQKLGIEIKELMAFNCCGAGVITEADPDLAYTLNARTLATAEKDHLDIMTVCGTCQGVLGGINKQLQADDALRERINVALKETTGLEYHGTVEVKHLQWILVKDFGIEALKKFISHPLTDLSIAPFYGCYILRPSSTTHFDDWENPVSLEKLIQAIGAHPVPYDGRTKCCGFPVFLEKEQMALSMVGERISEAKQKGGDAMVTPCPLCHMSLDIYQERAEKKLQREKGFNQDLDMPILHLPQLLGLAMGFSPDELGMKRHLSPTGAFIEKIK
- a CDS encoding thioredoxin-dependent thiol peroxidase; this encodes MPNLKSGLQPGDESPIFVLPSSEGKDIDLLSYRGKKNVVLYFYPKDSTPGCTKEACAFRDALSNIAKTGTVILGVSLDSEKSHQKFIQKYELPFPLLSDTDKKVSLAYGVYKLKKMYGREFWGIERSTFLIDQKGKIITSFLRVKVDGHVEEVMAALEKK